The nucleotide window cctttcaACCAATTTTTTGTCTACGTGTCAATGGtccaattttgcccattttcgaaagcaacctcctcagggtgccaaggaatacgtgtttcaagtttcgttaaaatatctcaatttttaatcaagttatccgttgcacggacagacggacggacggacggatcattttggtgtatataaccctatatctaactcgtttagttttatgacttacaaacaaccgttatgtgaacaaaactatactactctcttagcaacttttgtttcgagagtataaaaataggctGTTTTCAACCTAATCACCATTGCTTTGAAAGGGGTCTTTATTTTGTTGCAAGATCTAGTGATAGTTCacattgatattaaaattatatacggAAAGATAATctggttaatattttaaaagactAAGATTAATTGAGTTGGAACTTTTGTaaatctttttttacttacctgAGTTAAGGCACTTACAAGCAACTACCAAAAGTCGATCGCTTTATAGAAAATGGTTACAAAGGAAAAATGAGTatcgatacatatgtatgtaagaagcTCTAACAATATATGAGGGCAGGCCTTAAATAAATATCAGATAATgaaatttcgtaaaaaattaaagttttaagcGTCTACACATACGAAGTTGAATTGGAAATCATTGGTCCTTAAGTTGTTCTCTTATTGTTATATCTTACACAagcatacatttacatacaaaagtTATTGTAGTTATTTATTCTAGTTTTCATTAACAGTTCATCCCTTCGGTGTTGCATTGCCCGGCATCGATGTCACACGCTCTCCGCTCTATGAAATCATCTATATTGGTCAATTATCGTTTCCTTTCACTTTGTCCAGCATGTATATGCCCTATGTAAGTTTATTCGCCAGCTTCGCAATGTTCGCAAAGGCAACACTGCAGATATTACAAAATAATCTCAAGAATCTATGCGATAATATGAAAACTAAAACGGAAGAGGAACTCTTCGAATTGTTACGCACGAATATCGCTTATCATGCGAGAATTGCTAGGTGAGTAAGTTCTAATTAATTTGAAACACAGGTATAACATAGAAACAATTAATATTGTGGATTTAGCTTTGTAAaaataacactgtccaacagcatttttggaacagaatagcgacccaataattctgaaagggtatgttgagtagatcatttttgtagaacaaacttatggtccagcacgtctgagttttttttacagtgggtcaaagttttcattttttggtcgaagggagaattatactatatgaaaaaaatgttgtaagttaatgtctgagagaattcttatggtcagagttgtattgtggaattgtatgaggattatttttgtggaagatcttaaccctctaactggtttctttatgggtcaatttgacactttttttgagaaaatcaaaaaatatcctttaaaaaaggacatttaaggattaaaatattctacgaaaatgtttggcggataatttcagtgggggtcaccaaagacaccattgttgtaaataaagctctttacgattgataaaacaattttaattttgttttaatagtgatatattatatatttatatttttgcttcagcagtagtaggacaatggattaaagattaaacttaatatgctttcctgtatttagcttgacgtgaatgttccgatgtgtcaaggtttctgtgcaagccccatacgtattcagcaagcattacagtttgggatttccctttgaatttttcttccaatacctttatatcctaatgaaacctttcaccgtgttcatctgaaaccgctccaaggttttctttaaaaaaattgagatgagagtgcagaaaatgcagctttagtgacatcttaacgccaatattgttaaaaccgattagcatgctttcaatattttctgcatagtttCCAAGGAATTCGGATATAACCAGCTGTATAAAgtcaaatgctgtcttttgcatatccgtcagatgaccataaaattcttcatcttgtaataattttcttatatcggattcaacgagcattcctagaaaaggtagtttacataaaatgaaataaattatttcttaaaaccgtattttaccttcttttaattttgctgcagataatctgaggaaaattgtttgaatgcgtttgaaagcatatccttgtgtatttaagcttttaataaaatttttcactacgcccaacttaatatgcagcggtggaagtcaatattgcaatcattttgaagtctgcgcatacttcccatttatatttatagtattcaattttatttaagagatttgaaatatttgcgtatgtttccTCTTTTTTCGTGGAATACGCAACCGGTATTGATGgatgctgatttccattgtgcagtaaaactgcttttaagctgtgttttgaactatctataaataatcgccaagcggataagtccagtggaagctttagatatgatgttctttttttatattaatttagtaaaaatcacacccgataCGTATtgcttagtaagtcaattatgcttaattgtatcacacccgatttgtaagtcacagctgacttgacgcgagaactcagtgtttgggccggccgaacttgacgacgctttcacctactttgtatatgttggcgtgtaattttgccaattaatcgtaaagagctttatttacaaaaatggtGTGActcccactgaaattttccaccaaacattttcgtagaatattttaatccttaaatgtccttttttaaaggatattttttgattttcaatacaactctgaccataagaattctctcagacattaacttacagcATTTTTTTCTTATGGTATAATGCTCCTttcgaccaaaaaataaaaactttgacccaccgttaaaaaaactcagacgtgctggaccataagtttgttctacaaaaatgatctactcaacataccctttcagaattatggggtggctattctgttccattcaaaaagtcttcatttgttggacagtgtaattttccaatattttaactatttgaaaaaacatttttcctCAAAGATATGTCAGTGACTTCAACGAATTGGTCACCTATATTGTGCTCATCGAATTTCTGCTCTTCAGTTGTGTTATTTGCTCACTGCTCTTTTGCATCAATATTGTGAGTACTGTATAATTCATAAAACATATTCCTAATCTATCTGAATGTTTTATCATTGCTTTTCATTAGACGACCTCTACGGCAGAGAAGATTTCCATTGTCATGTATATTGGCACAATGTTGTATGTGCTCTTCACTTACTACTGGCAAGCCAATGGTATATTAGAAATGGTACAGTTTGCTTcatatcaaatataatataaattactaaataaaacactgttaatttattttgttttctattttctttgcCTTAGAGCCTCCTTGTCTCTGATGCGGCTTACGAGATGCAATGGTACAATTGTAGTCCACGTTTTAAAAGAACTCTACTCATATTCATTGGACGAACGCAGAAACCATTACAGGTGGGTGCTATtgtagaataaatatatataaatcctGCAGATAAGAGGAACGCAAAAGCTATATTTTTCGAAAGTTGtagaataaataatgtttttcatcttgtaaaattttgcatttttacagATCCGTGTTGGTCAGATGTATCCAATGACAATGGAGGTATTTCAATCACTGCTAAATACATCGTACTCATATTTTACACTTTTGCATAATCTTTATAATGATTAGGGTATAAACTATATACGcattaagaaattatttatggtgaactatttaataactttttgaaaaaaaagagatATGTTACTCTTcaacttaataaaatttgtagcatgatgttttattgtttttaatatttttttcggtaAAAGAGTATTATTCTTTGCATTGAACAATCATTGGATATGTCGTTATCACTACAGCTCTATAACCAGAATACGCAATTAGTTTACATCAAACAAGTAATTTAGTTTTCTCTTATTGACACCATTTCTGCAAACAGCTAaaactgaaaactgaaaaaacCATCTCCTCACCACTTCAGCTTCTTCCTTTCTGAGATCCTTCCTGTCAGACTGATGGTTAAAGAAAGACATTTTATGTTTTGCGCCTTCCTTTCTTCCAATATTAACTAGAGAATGAGGAATGGAATGTTAAATCCAAGAATGATAGATAGATTTCAGATTTCGAAACAAGCTATTATTAAACTAATGACAACTTTTTAAACTGTCAAAATTTCATAGTGAATGTAAATAAAGAAGAGAACCACAAGaggtcaatatatgtataaatggcaTTAAAATCTTTCATATGCAGTCGCGAAAACTCGAACACACGATAACTCGATCGTTCGGAAACTTGAACATTTTTTCTTCTCCATTGGCTACTTTAAAACTCGAACAAAAAATATCCATTATTTTATACGCGAAAACCatatacgatatacatacatacaaattcgtACTGTTGTATGTTAACGTGTCCACCTCAGTATCCAGCTAGAAGTTTTGCAACGGCCGATGCGTGCACTGTTGTTAGATGCgtattgttttattgaaattggccCCAAAAGGCTTCTTCTTGACAACGCACCTTCGCATCCAAACGAAGATAAATTAAAGTCTGAAGATGGCAACGATGTTTTTGCCTCCGAATGTCACTTTGATTCAACCAATGGATCAAAACGCAATAAGAATAACAAAGTTACATTATCGAAACTCTGTTTTGGCAGCCATTTTCATCGATGaatcaatgaaaaaaattaacttgaGGGACACTGTTACATTTTTGGATAGATCTTGGAATAAGTTGGGGCAAGATACTTTGATGAAGtgctggaaaaatattttaaactttgcCAACCTGGAAGACGATGACGAAGATGATGTTCCGCTTAATGTTTTGAAAAACCAAATGGAAGCAGAGGCTAAAGAATTGGAAAAACTcatgtataacaacaacacatttttaCTAGGTTACTTTtacaaaagaagaaataaataactGGAATAAAGACCTGATTGAAGAGGAAGCCATTGAAGAAAGCAATTCTGAAGAtgaatatttaagaaaacaaaaataaaaatgttcgaaTAAACTAGTGATGAGTCACTAAACATCAAACcatattctaatattttgaattatgcaagaaaaatataacaatctTACGTTTTAATATCgtatatttactttttcattCGAACGATTTTTACCATCTCAATCTGATCCTAATACGAACAGGaaacttttgcaattttataagGACCCTTCCTCCATCTTAAGGTTCTAACTCCTATTATTCATCATGGACCTACAAGTTTTAAGCCACCTTCGAATTACTGCTTATTAAGCAAACACTCAGAGATTCAAGATTGTCTGCTGAGGaagttcttaaaaaaattttccctAACATTAGTTGTTTTTAAATCGGCTGGCTTCGAACTCATGAATCACCAGTATCATCAGTACTTCGTTTAGCTTCAAGGTTCCGCTGTTAAATATTTTGGTTGAATTTCTCGGTGAATCATATCAAATGTGGTCACATATGCTGCAATGTGTGATTGATTTAAAACTCGAATTCTTCGAAATGCAGTGACTCCAATTCACCAGTTTCACCATAACTTTCTAAGGCCAAGTCtgccaaatattttaaacaaaaacataaaatgcaACAATGTTATTAAGTTTCTAATTAGTGGGATGGACTCTTCTTGCAAAGGCTTCCGCGTTCAGCTTCTTTGGTATTCCAGCCACATTTTACAgtgcttacatacaaacactttcGCATATGTGTACGTGTGTCTAATATCAGAGCGACTGCATTGTCCGGTTTTGCTTGTCCACACGCATAATTTTTACgatcgcaacaaaattgctaggTGCAAACTTTATCGTTCACATAATTGGCAATAATTATAGGCTAAATGTTGAAATCgggaaataaattattagaaatatactctaatattgatatatcgacttataaaaaataaaaattatcagaCTACTTTTGAAAGGATAAGGTCATTATTGGCGAAAAATTCCATTAATTCCTAAATTAAACTTTATACCTTGAGGTGACTATTTTTTAATCAGCAGACCAATAAAGAAACTTTACCCCATAACTCACAAAATCTTCTTCCTTATTAGTTGCGGTAATATTAGTTCATTGTCCTTTAAATGAAAAGCGCTCGTGTATGTATGTCATCGCTTCTATCTCTTCTCGTCTATTTTTCGCCTATAAAATCAGTTTTACGATCACCAGGCACCGCATCGTCTCAACTGATTTACTTGTGTCTACTAAATACTCCGCAAAGGCCAGGGAAAGCCGCCCATAAACCCACCATACGTCTCGATAGCTGCAAATGAGCGGAATAATGCAGTACAACAAAGAGCTCAGTCAGGTTTAGTAGACATTATATACCAGTGGATGCGCTTCTGTGGCTTGTCTTTATGCCGTTTTGCTTACcagttttatatttatctttttatGGCTGAATTATAATGATGCCGGCAACTTTGTTGCATGCCTTGACTGCAACAGCTTCTATTCATTCAAGCAGCCGGCTGAGTTATGCGTGTTCGGTATGCCGTTTTGTGGTCTTCACGTCAAGggaatgttttaatttaaaatttaatattacattCAATTGAATTATGGACTTAAAATATCTTACAATAACTGTTGCAGCAACTTAGCAGAGAAGGAATCTCACTTCTTATTGAAAGAGTTTTAAAATCTTACATACAAAGCCCACGACTGCAATTTTGCGTAGATACTATATAAATAGTCTTTCGCTGGCTTTGTGTTATCAGCAATATGCATcctatttcaattcaatttgtaGTAATTAGCATGTGGTAGTATTCTATTTTTAAACCCAATTAAAAGAAATCCCAaaaaacgagctgtttcgacaggaTCGGACCACAGGGAGAGGGGTTTAGAAAAGTTGGGTTTAGTGGACATGcaaagaaatggaaaaataaaaaatagtgtcATGCGGAGACTCATTGCTTGTTGGACATGTATATGGCATGTCGGGGTTTAGCCTAAATGTGTAAAAGTTTGGCTCCGGTTTCGGTCGCTCGTCGCCTGCAATGGGTGGTAGTTTGACTCCAAGTCAGTGAAAAGTAGTCGAAGAAGTTGTTAATGGCTCCACTGTGATTGGCGTTTAAAGTCTGAAGTGTCTGAAGTTGTCTGGAGTTGTTTGCATCCGAAGTCTGAAGGGAGTTTTGTTCGTTGTTCCAAACATACTATAAGAATAACCTCGTGATGCGCCAGGGAGGTGGTTGTGCTTCAAACAGATGTCTATGTCTGTCGGCATGGTTTCGACGAAAACAGAACACGAAACTACCTCTTATCGCATATGCAGTCAGGTCCCAGGTTTTGGCCCAATGTAAATCCGAAGAATGAGGTAATAGAGCAACCCTGCTTAACACACAATAAATCAGCGTTAGATCGCTCTTGGCCGGATAAATTTTATCGTTCAACGACTACACTAATAAATAGATCATGGTTTTGTGAACATCTTTTTTGTTATACaatttcataattcataatattAAAGAAGTTTATTAATGTTTCAGTATTGTTCAGACCTTTTCATCGTTCCGATTTCAGCACAAAGTTCTAAATGAGCTAACTACGACTAGATAGATACAAAAATGTCTAGTTGAGTACAAAAACATATAGTTGGTGAATAGATCATTATAGGCCACTTGTTTGCTCGATTCGCCACTTTCGCT belongs to Zeugodacus cucurbitae isolate PBARC_wt_2022May chromosome 6, idZeuCucr1.2, whole genome shotgun sequence and includes:
- the LOC105209925 gene encoding odorant receptor 43a; protein product: MSTAVEDNPLLSINVRLWKSLSVLFARDWRRCVAFVAPICLLNAMQCVYLYQQWGDLATFILNTFFAVSVFNALLRTCLIIKNRDKFEALMEELVTLYDNIEESGDDYAKSVLAAATKSARNISIFNLSASFSDLIVAMAYPLFQEQRVHPFGVALPGIDVTRSPLYEIIYIGQLSFPFTLSSMYMPYVSLFASFAMFAKATLQILQNNLKNLCDNMKTKTEEELFELLRTNIAYHARIARYVSDFNELVTYIVLIEFLLFSCVICSLLFCINIVSTTTSTAEKISIVMYIGTMLYVLFTYYWQANGILEMSLLVSDAAYEMQWYNCSPRFKRTLLIFIGRTQKPLQIRVGQMYPMTMEVFQSLLNTSYSYFTLLHNLYND